Proteins found in one Mycteria americana isolate JAX WOST 10 ecotype Jacksonville Zoo and Gardens chromosome 8, USCA_MyAme_1.0, whole genome shotgun sequence genomic segment:
- the LOC142413652 gene encoding rho GTPase-activating protein 7-like isoform X2, which produces MEEIEAREACDWLRAAGFPQYAQLFEDMQFPIDIKTVRKDHEFLDGDAIESLFRRLNTLNRCASMKVEISRQRTQSDDSEDDEPCAISNKWAYERCSQRWSRIESLEGFPGEESASASVPGSPILKSISNEATIFLDHGEKHDVSSIHSTSSGDSDIVSFPKPFEDVETSMNSSRCSSVKVASLDSTFSCSPPLSEFLNITSEEKLLDKSPYKKRKSLLKKMEKLHLRSCNLKSGQSKAKPIISEPVLLEGLNEEKMKMLNCVNISDLSGIQTKNNSSFSSQSCNSSNQSENSSTVSTPSPVIKPRSHYEGRGVCAEDLDSSKLLLWNDLSQQNLKNDMKLRTNQMFQIPQGHKPGTFPKALMNSSLSPIDNSSINWRTGSFHGCRRSQSRSSSKDSKAPRSPLSCTDNRLSVYDNVPNIELDKLEAIEVGDDDVFTELNNVIEDVNGLKKLVDQWTEKFSDDGDSDFASDLASLYPSSPKETCLETEGSTADLPNTEGESSCELGKEISSADLAYMTDSKKTNRHGKQHWSVEESVNLEGLSIQTDSQSAAQLARTQKLALLKLTALMDRYSPSSKQGWNWTIPKFIKKIKASDYKDKNVFGVPLLLNVQRTSHPLPNGILQALDYLRSHFLDQVGLFRKSGVKSRILSLREMNETNPNNVCYEGQSAFDVADMVKQYFRDLPEPIFTSRLCESFLHIYQYVPKDQQFQAVQAAILLLPKENREALKILLFFLRDVVAFVEENQMTPTNIAVCLAPSLFHLNTLRRDSSSSSTRSSQRKGSLGKPDQRELSENLAATQGLAHMIMECNRLFQTDFPA; this is translated from the exons AAATTGAAGCCAGAGAAGCCTGCGACTGGCTGAGAGCGGCTGGTTTTCCCCAGTATGCTCAGCTATTTGAAG ATATGCAGTTTCCTATTGATATAAAAACTGTGAGGAAAGATCACGAATTTTTAGATGGCGATGCGATTGAATCACTATTCAG ACGGTTGAACACATTGAACAGGTGTGCATCAATGAAAGTGGAAATAAGCCGTCAGAGGACACAG agTGATGACTCTGAAGATGATGAACCTTGTGCAATAAGTAACAAATGGGCTTATGAGAGGTGCAGTCAGAGATGGTCTCGTATTGAGAGCCTAGAAGGTTTCCCAGGAGAGGAAAGTGCTAGTGCATCAGTCCCAGGCAGTCCAATACTGAAGAGCATCAGCAACGAGGCTACTATCTTTCTGGATCATGGCGAGAAACATGATGTGTCCTCAATTCACAGTACTAGCAGTGGTGACAGTGACATTGTTAGCTTCCCAAAACCTTTTGAAGATGTGGAAACCAGCATGAATTCCTCAAGATGTTCCTCAGTTAAGGTGGCTTCACTGGACTCTACCTTTAGTTGTTCTCCTCCCCtcagtgaatttttaaatatCACCAGTGAAGAGAAGCTTTTGGATAAATCACCATATAAAAAGAGGAAGAGCCTtctaaagaaaatggagaagttGCACTTAAGGAGCTGCAACTTAAAGAGTGGTCAGTCAAAGGCCAAACCCATAATAAGTGAACCTGTTCTTCTGGAAGGACTTAATGAAGAAAAGATGAAGATGCTGAACTGTGTAAATATTTCTGACCTCTCTGGCATCCAAACAAAGAacaattcttccttttcttcccagagTTGCAATAGCAGCAATCAGTCTGAAAATAGCAGCACAGTGAGCACTCCGAGTCCTGTTATAAAACCACGAAGCCACTATGAAGGAAGGGGGGTGTGTGCAGAGGACTTGGATTCTAGCAAGCTCTTGCTGTGGAACGATCTATCTCAGCAAAACCTAAAAAATGACATGAAGTTACGAACGAACCAGATGTTTCAAATACCACAAGGCCATAAACCTGGCACTTTCCCCAAAGCACTTATGAACAGTTCCCTGTCTCCCATAGACAACTCTTCCATCAACTGGAGAACTGGGAGTTTTCATGGGTGCAGAAGGAGCCAGAGCAGAAGCAGTTCCAAGGACTCCAAAGCACCCAGGAGCCCCCTTTCATGCACAGATAACAGGCTAAGTGTATATGACAACGTGCCCAATATTGAACTTGATAAATTGGAGGCAATAGAAGTTGGTGATGATGATGTTTTTACAGAACTGAACAATGTTATAGAAGATGTCAATGGTCTCAAAAAGTTGGTTGATCAGTGGACAGAGAAGTTCTCAGATGATGGGGATTCGGACTTCGCCAGTGACTTGGCCTCTTTGTATCCATCCTCACCTAAGGAAACCTGTCTTGAAACAGAGGGCTCAACAGCAGATCTCCCAAACActgagggagagagcagctgtgaACTGGGCAAGGAGATCAGTTCTGCAGACCTGGCATACATGACAGACTCTAAAAAGACCAACAG GCATGGGAAGCAGCACTGGTCTGTGGAAGAGAGCGTGAACTTGGAAGGCCTTTCCATCCAGACTGATAGCCAGTCAGCTGCCCAGCTAGCCCGGACACAAAAGCTGGCTTTGTTGAAACTCACTGCTTTAATGGACAGATACTCCCCTTCCAGTAAGCAGGGCTGGAACTG gactataccaaagttcattaaaaaaataaaagcctctgACTACAAggacaaaaatgtatttggggTTCCTTTGCTTCTGAATGTTCAGCGAACAAGCCACCCACTGCCTAACGGCATACTGCAAGCACTGGACTATCTAAGAAGCCACTTTCTTGACCAG GTTGGCCTGTTCCGAAAATCCGGTGTTAAATCCAGGATTCTGTCTTTAAGAGAAATGAATGAAACCAACCCGAACAACGTATGTTACGAAGGGCAGTCAGCATTTGATGTGGCCGATATGGTGAAGCAGTATTTCCGAGACCTTCCCGAGCCTATATTCACTAGCAGGCTCTGTGAATCCTTCCTCCACATCTACCAAT atgtgcCGAAGGATCAGCAGTTTCAGGCTGTCCAGGCTGCTATTCTCcttctcccaaaggaaaaccgAGAAGCTTTGAAAATCCTCCTGTTCTTTCTACGAGATGTGGTTGCTTTTGTTGAGGAAAACCAGATGACCCCAACCAACATTGCTGTCTGTCTTGCACCTTCTTTGTTTCACCTCAACACCCTGAGACGGGAtagttcctcctcctccactaG ATCTAGTCAGAGGAAGGGCAGCTTGGGGAAGCCAGACCAGAGGGAGCTGAGTGAGAATCTGGCAGCAACGCAGGGCTTGGCCCACATGATAATGGAGTGCAACAGACTCTTCCAG ACTGACTTCCCGGCTTGA
- the LOC142413652 gene encoding rho GTPase-activating protein 7-like isoform X1 encodes MTSLGENSEIEAREACDWLRAAGFPQYAQLFEDMQFPIDIKTVRKDHEFLDGDAIESLFRRLNTLNRCASMKVEISRQRTQSDDSEDDEPCAISNKWAYERCSQRWSRIESLEGFPGEESASASVPGSPILKSISNEATIFLDHGEKHDVSSIHSTSSGDSDIVSFPKPFEDVETSMNSSRCSSVKVASLDSTFSCSPPLSEFLNITSEEKLLDKSPYKKRKSLLKKMEKLHLRSCNLKSGQSKAKPIISEPVLLEGLNEEKMKMLNCVNISDLSGIQTKNNSSFSSQSCNSSNQSENSSTVSTPSPVIKPRSHYEGRGVCAEDLDSSKLLLWNDLSQQNLKNDMKLRTNQMFQIPQGHKPGTFPKALMNSSLSPIDNSSINWRTGSFHGCRRSQSRSSSKDSKAPRSPLSCTDNRLSVYDNVPNIELDKLEAIEVGDDDVFTELNNVIEDVNGLKKLVDQWTEKFSDDGDSDFASDLASLYPSSPKETCLETEGSTADLPNTEGESSCELGKEISSADLAYMTDSKKTNRHGKQHWSVEESVNLEGLSIQTDSQSAAQLARTQKLALLKLTALMDRYSPSSKQGWNWTIPKFIKKIKASDYKDKNVFGVPLLLNVQRTSHPLPNGILQALDYLRSHFLDQVGLFRKSGVKSRILSLREMNETNPNNVCYEGQSAFDVADMVKQYFRDLPEPIFTSRLCESFLHIYQYVPKDQQFQAVQAAILLLPKENREALKILLFFLRDVVAFVEENQMTPTNIAVCLAPSLFHLNTLRRDSSSSSTRSSQRKGSLGKPDQRELSENLAATQGLAHMIMECNRLFQTDFPA; translated from the exons ATGACATCCTTGGGCGAGAATTCAG AAATTGAAGCCAGAGAAGCCTGCGACTGGCTGAGAGCGGCTGGTTTTCCCCAGTATGCTCAGCTATTTGAAG ATATGCAGTTTCCTATTGATATAAAAACTGTGAGGAAAGATCACGAATTTTTAGATGGCGATGCGATTGAATCACTATTCAG ACGGTTGAACACATTGAACAGGTGTGCATCAATGAAAGTGGAAATAAGCCGTCAGAGGACACAG agTGATGACTCTGAAGATGATGAACCTTGTGCAATAAGTAACAAATGGGCTTATGAGAGGTGCAGTCAGAGATGGTCTCGTATTGAGAGCCTAGAAGGTTTCCCAGGAGAGGAAAGTGCTAGTGCATCAGTCCCAGGCAGTCCAATACTGAAGAGCATCAGCAACGAGGCTACTATCTTTCTGGATCATGGCGAGAAACATGATGTGTCCTCAATTCACAGTACTAGCAGTGGTGACAGTGACATTGTTAGCTTCCCAAAACCTTTTGAAGATGTGGAAACCAGCATGAATTCCTCAAGATGTTCCTCAGTTAAGGTGGCTTCACTGGACTCTACCTTTAGTTGTTCTCCTCCCCtcagtgaatttttaaatatCACCAGTGAAGAGAAGCTTTTGGATAAATCACCATATAAAAAGAGGAAGAGCCTtctaaagaaaatggagaagttGCACTTAAGGAGCTGCAACTTAAAGAGTGGTCAGTCAAAGGCCAAACCCATAATAAGTGAACCTGTTCTTCTGGAAGGACTTAATGAAGAAAAGATGAAGATGCTGAACTGTGTAAATATTTCTGACCTCTCTGGCATCCAAACAAAGAacaattcttccttttcttcccagagTTGCAATAGCAGCAATCAGTCTGAAAATAGCAGCACAGTGAGCACTCCGAGTCCTGTTATAAAACCACGAAGCCACTATGAAGGAAGGGGGGTGTGTGCAGAGGACTTGGATTCTAGCAAGCTCTTGCTGTGGAACGATCTATCTCAGCAAAACCTAAAAAATGACATGAAGTTACGAACGAACCAGATGTTTCAAATACCACAAGGCCATAAACCTGGCACTTTCCCCAAAGCACTTATGAACAGTTCCCTGTCTCCCATAGACAACTCTTCCATCAACTGGAGAACTGGGAGTTTTCATGGGTGCAGAAGGAGCCAGAGCAGAAGCAGTTCCAAGGACTCCAAAGCACCCAGGAGCCCCCTTTCATGCACAGATAACAGGCTAAGTGTATATGACAACGTGCCCAATATTGAACTTGATAAATTGGAGGCAATAGAAGTTGGTGATGATGATGTTTTTACAGAACTGAACAATGTTATAGAAGATGTCAATGGTCTCAAAAAGTTGGTTGATCAGTGGACAGAGAAGTTCTCAGATGATGGGGATTCGGACTTCGCCAGTGACTTGGCCTCTTTGTATCCATCCTCACCTAAGGAAACCTGTCTTGAAACAGAGGGCTCAACAGCAGATCTCCCAAACActgagggagagagcagctgtgaACTGGGCAAGGAGATCAGTTCTGCAGACCTGGCATACATGACAGACTCTAAAAAGACCAACAG GCATGGGAAGCAGCACTGGTCTGTGGAAGAGAGCGTGAACTTGGAAGGCCTTTCCATCCAGACTGATAGCCAGTCAGCTGCCCAGCTAGCCCGGACACAAAAGCTGGCTTTGTTGAAACTCACTGCTTTAATGGACAGATACTCCCCTTCCAGTAAGCAGGGCTGGAACTG gactataccaaagttcattaaaaaaataaaagcctctgACTACAAggacaaaaatgtatttggggTTCCTTTGCTTCTGAATGTTCAGCGAACAAGCCACCCACTGCCTAACGGCATACTGCAAGCACTGGACTATCTAAGAAGCCACTTTCTTGACCAG GTTGGCCTGTTCCGAAAATCCGGTGTTAAATCCAGGATTCTGTCTTTAAGAGAAATGAATGAAACCAACCCGAACAACGTATGTTACGAAGGGCAGTCAGCATTTGATGTGGCCGATATGGTGAAGCAGTATTTCCGAGACCTTCCCGAGCCTATATTCACTAGCAGGCTCTGTGAATCCTTCCTCCACATCTACCAAT atgtgcCGAAGGATCAGCAGTTTCAGGCTGTCCAGGCTGCTATTCTCcttctcccaaaggaaaaccgAGAAGCTTTGAAAATCCTCCTGTTCTTTCTACGAGATGTGGTTGCTTTTGTTGAGGAAAACCAGATGACCCCAACCAACATTGCTGTCTGTCTTGCACCTTCTTTGTTTCACCTCAACACCCTGAGACGGGAtagttcctcctcctccactaG ATCTAGTCAGAGGAAGGGCAGCTTGGGGAAGCCAGACCAGAGGGAGCTGAGTGAGAATCTGGCAGCAACGCAGGGCTTGGCCCACATGATAATGGAGTGCAACAGACTCTTCCAG ACTGACTTCCCGGCTTGA